The following coding sequences are from one Liolophura sinensis isolate JHLJ2023 chromosome 12, CUHK_Ljap_v2, whole genome shotgun sequence window:
- the LOC135479135 gene encoding replication factor C subunit 4-like: protein MQAFLKFGSGGVTATKQKPAGSSSGTGDGKKERKHIPWVEKYRPRTVDDVAHQEEVIAVLKKSLAGSDLPNLLFYGPPGTGKTSTILAAARELFGPELYRSRTLELNASDERGIDVVRDKVKKFSQLSASGKRPDGKPCPPFKIVILDEADSMTEAAQSALRRTMEKETKTTRFCLICNYVSRIIEPITSRCAKFRFKPLGSDIMMDKLKEICDKENIQFQDGVLDALMKTSNGDMRKAITTLQSAFRLKGDNSISEEDVYEIAGVLPEELVDRVLKACRSDSYDRLDDSVKEIMREGYSAMLLIVQLHDKVVEAEELTDKQKSIIAEKLAVVDKCLTDGGDEYLQLMDLCLSDHAAVVSLITDYGGICTAKNETFTASIETFTALIGPVL from the exons ATGCAAGCATTTCTGAAATTTGGATCAGGGGGCGTAACTGCGACTAAACAAAAGCCTGCCGGTTCATCATCTGGGACAGGAGATGGCAAGAAGGAGAGAAAACACATTCCCTGGGTTGAGAAATA TCGTCCCCGCACAGTTGACGATGTAGCCCATCAGGAGGAAGTGATCGCTGTGTTGAAAAAGTCACTTGCTGGTTCAGAT CTGCCTAACCTGCTGTTTTATGGCCCGCCAGGAACTGGGAAAACATCCACCATTTTGGCTGCTGCCAGGGAACTGTTTGG ACCAGAATTGTACAGAAGCAGAACCCTGGAGCTGAATGCATCTGATGAAAGAGGCATTGACGTTGTACGTGACAAGGTGAAAAAGTTTTCCCAGCTGTCTGCCAGTGGGAAACGACCAGA tGGTAAACCATGTCCTCCGTTCAAGATTGTGATCTTAGATGAAGCGGATTCCATGACAGAAGCTGCTCAG TCAGCATTAAGAAGAACCATGGAGAAGGAAACAAAAACCACACGATTCTGTTTGATATGTAATTACGTGAGTCGTATCATCGAGCCAATCACATCCAGGTGTGCCAAGTTCCGTTTCAAACCTCTTGGCAGTGATATCATGATGGACAAGCTCAAGGAAATCTGtgacaaagaaaacattcaGTTTCAGGATGGG GTGTTGGACGCCCTCATGAAGACATCAAATGGGGACATGAGAAAGGCCATCACCACACTACAGAGCGCATTCAggctcaagggagataactctatcAGCGAAGAAGATGTGTATGAAATTGCAGGG GTTTTGCCGGAGGAGTTGGTCGACAGAGTGCTCAAGGCATGTCGCTCAGATTCCTACGACAGACTGGATGACTCAGTAAAG GAGATAATGAGGGAAGGCTACTCTGCTATGCTCCTGATTGTACAGTTACATGACAAGGTGGTGGAAGCCGAAGAGCTCACGGACAAGCAGAAATCCATCATCGCAGAAAAGTTAGCT GTGGTGGACAAGTGTTTAACAGACGGAGGAGACGAATATCTACAGCTGATGGACCTGTGTTTGTCTGATCATGCAGCAGTTGTGTCACTGATCACTGACTATGGGGGAATATGTACAGCTAAAAATGAGACATTTACAGCTAGTATTGAGACATTTACAGCTCTGATTGGACCTGTGTTGTGA
- the LOC135479680 gene encoding uncharacterized protein LOC135479680, translating to MKILHQAACWKVKPKDDAVVNKHSKRQRVKKNDDDDGVGYIVIRLWGLTIGIVAFVASYYHMYATNDRFGRFPLTDTLDLAATLGGFTSNLCQNVHVYANSRFDTFNAYLLQHGAEFDRHTRNLFNVSSSYTIRSLWDSHMQSFYLLGGSEVSANICFGNIRGMKLNAKALVFKGKSAYDAWNGDKTDFSAALQVHELTFNNTCEGSSPLRFSLEATDTDGYYFIVNVSFPRYPSSDIHLPVQVFYHLNRVRYDLAPAQLICKGVTSCIVPLNIGTSQDIVLKFEEGLYSDYFLQSHCEKRVVYWLLMFCVLPVSIATSLSVCCCCCCHCLDSRSSKKKSVKLKDKKTESQKNGHETVGTYGTLNN from the coding sequence ATGAAGATACTTCACCAAGCGGCCTGTTGGAAGGTTAAGCCTAAAGATGACGCTGTTGTCAACAAACACAGCAAGAGGCAGCGAGTCAAAAAGAACGACGACGACGACGGTGTTGGATACATCGTGATCAGACTTTGGGGACTCACTATCGGCATTGTTGCATTCGTAGCCTCTTATTACCATATGTACGCGACTAACGACCGTTTCGGAAGGTTTCCCCTCACGGACACGCTTGACTTGGCAGCCACTCTAGGCGGATTCACCAGCAACCTCTGTCAAAATGTCCATGTGTATGCTAACAGCCGCTTCGATACCTTCAACGCCTATCTCTTACAGCATGGAGCGGAGTTCGACAGACACACAAGGAACTTGTTCAACGTGTCAAGCAGTTACACCATCAGGTCTCTATGGGACTCACACATGCAATCCTTTTACTTACTAGGAGGTTCCGAGGTCAGCGCCAACATCTGTTTTGGCAACATTCGGGGGATGAAACTCAACGCTAAAGCCCTGGTGTTCAAAGGAAAATCTGCTTATGATGCATGGAACGGCGACAAGACCGATTTCTCAGCCGCTTTGCAAGTCCACGAGTTAACCTTCAACAATACTTGCGAAGGCTCCTCGCCATTGCGCTTTTCTTTGGAAGCCACTGATACCGACGGTTACTATTTCATTGTGAATGTTTCCTTTCCAAGATACCCTTCCAGTGATATACACCTGCCTGTCCAAGTGTTCTATCACTTAAACCGCGTCCGCTATGACTTGGCGCCAGCTCAACTTATTTGTAAAGGGGTGACCTCCTGTATTGTGCCGTTAAATATTGGTACTTCTCAAGACATCGTGCTTAAGTTTGAAGAAGGTCTCTACAGCGACTATTTCCTTCAAAGCCATTGCGAAAAAAGAGTTGTCTATTGGTTGCTGATGTTCTGCGTCCTCCCTGTTTCCATAGCAACCAGTTTGtctgtatgttgttgttgttgttgtcactgtCTTGATAGCCGGTCGTCCAAGAAAAAGTCTGTTAAGCTAAAAGATAAAAAGACTGAGTCCCAAAAAAATGGTCATGAAACAGTCGGAACATATGGGACATTGAATAATTAA